The Bradyrhizobium guangxiense genomic sequence AGATTTCCTGATGCTGAACGTCACGCTGCGCCAGCTCCGGTATTTCGATGCGCTGGCCCGTCACGGCCATTTCGGCCGCGCGGCCGAGGCCTGCTCCATCTCGCAGCCGGCTTTGTCGATGCAGATCAAGGAGTTGGAGGAAGCGCTGGGCGGCCTGCTGCTGGAGCGCAGCGCGCGCCAAGTGGCGCTGACGCGGTTCGGCGAGGAACTCGCCCAGCGCGTCCGCGACATTTTGCGCTCGGTCGATGAACTCGGCGATTTCGCCCGCGCCTCGCAGGACCGCTTCGCGGGCCGCTTACGCATCGGCATGATCCCAACCATCGCGCCCTATCTCCTGCCGAAGATCACCAAGAATCTCACGCGCATGCACCCCGAGCTCGACATCCGCGTGCGCGAGACCATGACGCCGCGGCTGATCCAGGAGCTGGTGGAAGGGCGGCTCGACACCGCCATCGTGGCCCTGCCGGTGTCCGAGCCGTCGCTCACCGAGGTCGCCCTGTTCGAGGAGAAATTCCTGCTGGTGCGGCCGGGCGCGGACGAGGGCACACCGGTGCCGTCGCGCGAGATGATGCGCGAGATGCGGCTGTTGCTGCTGGAAGAGGGACACTGCTTCCGCGATCAGGCGCTGTCGTTCTGCAACATGCAGTCGGCGCCGCCGCGCGAGATGCTGGATGCCAATTCGCTGTCGACGCTGGTGCAGATGGTCAGCGCCGGCATCGGCGTCACCTTGATCCCGGAGATGGCGGTGCCGGTGGAGACGCGCTCCGCCTCGGTTTCGCTGGCGCGCTTCCGCGCCCCCGAGCCGTCGCGCACCATC encodes the following:
- a CDS encoding hydrogen peroxide-inducible genes activator encodes the protein MLNVTLRQLRYFDALARHGHFGRAAEACSISQPALSMQIKELEEALGGLLLERSARQVALTRFGEELAQRVRDILRSVDELGDFARASQDRFAGRLRIGMIPTIAPYLLPKITKNLTRMHPELDIRVRETMTPRLIQELVEGRLDTAIVALPVSEPSLTEVALFEEKFLLVRPGADEGTPVPSREMMREMRLLLLEEGHCFRDQALSFCNMQSAPPREMLDANSLSTLVQMVSAGIGVTLIPEMAVPVETRSASVSLARFRAPEPSRTIGMVWRKTSPLARQLLQISEVVCLSAGKVRARPSVRSQRA